Below is a genomic region from Mycolicibacterium neworleansense.
CGGGCTCGCGAACAGCGGCGGCAACCAGTGCATCCAACGGAGCCACCGCACCAGACCCGGTACATCCACGCCCGCGTGATTCACCATCTCCTGGAACATCAGGGTGTGGTTGCACTCCTCGACCGCCTCGTGCAGGCAGTACCGGTATTCGGGGCTGCCGTTGGGCACCCAGAACGTGTAGTTCAGGATTCCCCGGATCAGCATGTTCTCGAACTGCAGGCCGGCCTTGGCGACATTGGCCTGACGCCACATGCCGATCGCGATCTGCTTCTCCAGCGGCTGCGATTGGTACCACGGACTCATTCCGATGGGGTCACTATCCGCCGCCAGCACCCAGCGCGGGTCGTTCTCGGTCACCTTGAACTCCGGCGAATCCCACGGAATGTCCAGGTACGGATTGAAGTTGCGCCGCACCGATCCGTCCGAGAGGGTTGCCAGCCTGGTGCAGTAATCCGCGTCGTCGCTGACGTCCATCCTCCCGCGCCACCGACGGACCGCCTTCGTTAATGCCATGACGTCGCTTCTCCTCGGCGATTGAGCACCGGCCCATTTATCGGGACAGCGAGTCCCATACGTTATCGGTATGAGACACCCTGTCCCATATAGCTGTCAAGGCGCGGCGCCGGACATCAACCGCGAATCTGCCCTGGTCGCAATCGACAAGTCACCGCGGACCGGCGGGACCAGACACGCTGTCGATCACTTTGGCAACTGTGGTCGCGGTCAACGCACAGGCCCTACGCCGAGCCGCGCCGTCGAGCATGTAATGAGCGTCTCGAAGCGGCGACTGAGGCTGCGCACCGCGTCCAACTCCGGGTTGCCATAATCGGTCGGGCCGGTGCCGAGGAAGGCGTACCTCGCGGGGTGATCGATCCGCCAGGTCAGCAGGGAGCCGGCGGTTCTGGTGACGATCTCGTCGATCGATCCCGTCGAGAAGTCCAGGTTCGCCGCGTACATCTGGAAGCACTGATGACAGCGCTATGGGAACTCAGTGTGTCACGGCCCGTCGACGGTGGCCTCGGGGAAATCACACCGGTTGGGCGCCCGGTTCGAGCAATCGCTTGGGGTGCATACCGTCGACCTGCCCGATGAACGGCGGATGGATGCTGTAGCCGAGCATCCGCCGAATGTCCTCGGAGACTGCGCGCACTGTATCCCGGGTCATCGACAAGGTGAACGCCTCCTGTGGACGCAGCCACGGCTCGCAGTATTGCGCCGTTACGGCCAAGCGGGCGTTCGTGGTTCGGTTGGCGCCGCCGCCGTGCCACAGGGTACCGAGGAAGAACACGCACGACCCAGCGCTCATCACCACCGGTTCACGTTCGGCGGGTTCGGGCAGCCGGTCGCCCCACTCGTGGCTACCCGCGACGATGTCGGTGGCGCCGTTGTCGGCGGTGAAGTCATCGATGGCCCAGATCGTGGCCGCACTCAACGCCTTTCGCGGCCTGGGCAGCGGGTAGAAGCCGTCGTCGGTGTGCAGGAACTGGGCCTGCTCCCCCGGCAGGATGTTGATCACCTGCAACATCGACAACAGATAGTTCGGCATCAGCAGCCGATCCAGCAGCGCCAGCACACGCGGATGATCAGCGATCCGGTCGCAACTGCGAGTCTTGTTCAACACGCTGTACACCCGCTGGGTGGTGTGACCTTCGAATCCGTTGCGGCCCTTTC
It encodes:
- a CDS encoding UBA domain-containing protein, with translation MYAANLDFSTGSIDEIVTRTAGSLLTWRIDHPARYAFLGTGPTDYGNPELDAVRSLSRRFETLITCSTARLGVGPVR
- a CDS encoding phytanoyl-CoA dioxygenase family protein; protein product: MSTEVTSLTELAGDLAGTYRRTPSSGEQVDPAVAEADLEAVLRDGYVILPDLLAAAELDTIRADVEPLLDRKGRNGFEGHTTQRVYSVLNKTRSCDRIADHPRVLALLDRLLMPNYLLSMLQVINILPGEQAQFLHTDDGFYPLPRPRKALSAATIWAIDDFTADNGATDIVAGSHEWGDRLPEPAEREPVVMSAGSCVFFLGTLWHGGGANRTTNARLAVTAQYCEPWLRPQEAFTLSMTRDTVRAVSEDIRRMLGYSIHPPFIGQVDGMHPKRLLEPGAQPV
- a CDS encoding AurF N-oxygenase family protein → MALTKAVRRWRGRMDVSDDADYCTRLATLSDGSVRRNFNPYLDIPWDSPEFKVTENDPRWVLAADSDPIGMSPWYQSQPLEKQIAIGMWRQANVAKAGLQFENMLIRGILNYTFWVPNGSPEYRYCLHEAVEECNHTLMFQEMVNHAGVDVPGLVRWLRWMHWLPPLFASPMPAFFFMMVLCGEEPIDHMQKSILREGKPIHPVMERVMAIHVAEEARHISFAHEFLRRRIPEMRRLNRFGLSIIYPLSFRLAASLIAKPPRTFWREFDIPRSVKKEIYWRAPESRAMLREIYGDVRMLAVDTGLMNPIAKVLWRVLRIDGPASRYRSEPARQAVPAA